A genome region from Paludibacterium sp. B53371 includes the following:
- a CDS encoding universal stress protein → MLYQRLFVPIDNSTPSDLALDEAIRLGKSLKATLIIAHSVDAPTFGRGAPELLDNGDLDKPLVDAAQDLLQTGLAKARAAGVTAELQLVHNRGKPIAQVLLDAARDTAADVIIMGTHGRSGIMHLLLGSVAEGVLRQADLPVLLVRSD, encoded by the coding sequence ATGCTGTACCAGCGCTTGTTTGTTCCGATTGATAACAGTACCCCTTCCGACCTGGCGCTGGATGAGGCCATCCGGTTGGGCAAGTCGCTCAAGGCCACGCTGATCATCGCGCATAGTGTCGATGCGCCGACCTTCGGCCGCGGGGCGCCGGAGTTGCTGGACAATGGCGATCTGGATAAACCGCTGGTCGATGCCGCACAGGATCTGCTGCAGACCGGGCTGGCCAAAGCCAGGGCTGCCGGCGTGACCGCTGAACTGCAGCTGGTGCACAACCGGGGCAAGCCGATTGCCCAGGTGTTGCTTGATGCTGCCCGGGACACGGCGGCCGATGTCATCATCATGGGGACCCATGGCCGCAGCGGCATCATGCATCTGCTGTTGGGCAGTGTGGCCGAAGGGGTGCTGCGCCAGGCGGACCTGCCGGTGCTGCTGGTACGCAGCGACTGA
- a CDS encoding WbuC family cupin fold metalloprotein, whose translation MKSLNHADLAALTAKAAVAPRQRAHQNFHPELSDPIQRLAIAMEPDTYVRPHRHPHSFELLMPLSGCFDLLQFDDQGVVLARHRLGADGLTLCEQDAGVWHSVVSLAPGSVIFEVKHGPYVPPSPADMAAWSPAEGEPAVAGLMAFMRTARVGDRFVA comes from the coding sequence ATGAAGAGCCTGAATCACGCCGATCTGGCTGCGCTGACAGCCAAGGCGGCGGTGGCGCCGCGTCAACGCGCCCATCAGAATTTTCACCCCGAACTGAGTGATCCGATCCAGCGTCTGGCCATTGCCATGGAGCCGGATACCTATGTGCGCCCGCATCGTCATCCACACAGTTTTGAACTGTTGATGCCCTTGAGCGGCTGTTTTGACCTGCTGCAATTTGATGACCAGGGTGTCGTGCTGGCACGCCATCGTCTGGGGGCAGATGGCCTGACCTTGTGCGAGCAGGACGCCGGAGTCTGGCACTCTGTCGTGTCGCTGGCTCCCGGCAGTGTGATCTTTGAAGTCAAGCATGGCCCCTATGTGCCGCCGTCTCCGGCGGATATGGCGGCCTGGTCGCCGGCCGAGGGCGAGCCGGCGGTTGCCGGCCTGATGGCCTTCATGCGCACGGCCAGGGTGGGCGATCGATTCGTGGCCTGA
- a CDS encoding glycosyltransferase family 39 protein produces MTTYTFDTAATPTRHAWFAWLVFAVIWFGSIGHNTLISPDEGRYATLSLGMLQSGDWLSPRLNGLLYFEKPALPYWLGAISFKLFGITEFAARLWPALAGFLSIGMVGLTARRLWGSDAGHLAAMIMGSSSWVMLNSHFLNLDTGLTCFLTMTLCAFLLAQREDAGRSERRGWMWLSWAGMAGAILCKGLIGIAIPGAVLVFYSLLFRQFAFWRRLHLISGIILLLALTAPWLVLVSLKNPDFARFFFIHEHVERFLTTEHRRSGPIWYFVPFLLIGFMPWVTLLPAVLRQGMQRAGRESLQRDRLLLVWALFIFVFFSLSGSKLPSYILPMFPALALLAGHYLSRQRPSVLMKHLLVPLLFWLALLVTSFFSHRWVEADVPLSALQPLARHIALGALVFVLGTACAWRFLVLERKTAAVIALSLASLSALTLAMIGYNPYAQLKSSKEIVQRLQPTPDTEVFSVRSYDQTLPFYLQRPVTLVDYVDEFELGEKIEPAKWIPTLDGFVLRWHGSHRALAMMSADTYQLLKAQGVPMRVVYSDPRRLVVAKP; encoded by the coding sequence ATGACCACATACACCTTTGATACCGCTGCGACACCGACCCGACATGCCTGGTTCGCCTGGCTGGTTTTTGCCGTCATCTGGTTCGGCTCGATCGGACACAACACCCTGATCAGCCCTGACGAGGGGCGTTACGCCACCCTGTCGCTGGGCATGCTGCAAAGTGGCGACTGGCTGTCGCCGCGCCTCAATGGCCTGCTCTATTTCGAGAAGCCGGCCCTGCCCTACTGGCTGGGAGCCATCAGCTTCAAGCTGTTCGGCATCACCGAGTTTGCCGCCCGCCTCTGGCCGGCGCTTGCCGGCTTCCTCTCCATCGGCATGGTGGGCCTGACGGCACGCCGGCTGTGGGGCAGCGATGCCGGCCATCTGGCGGCCATGATCATGGGCAGCAGCAGCTGGGTGATGCTCAACAGCCATTTTCTCAATCTGGACACTGGTCTGACCTGCTTCCTGACCATGACGCTGTGTGCCTTCCTGCTAGCTCAGCGCGAGGATGCAGGCCGCAGCGAGCGTCGCGGCTGGATGTGGCTGAGCTGGGCCGGCATGGCCGGTGCCATCCTGTGCAAGGGGCTGATCGGCATCGCCATCCCCGGCGCCGTACTGGTTTTCTACAGTCTGCTGTTCCGCCAGTTTGCCTTCTGGCGCCGCCTGCACCTGATCTCCGGGATCATCCTGCTGCTTGCGCTGACGGCACCGTGGCTGGTGCTGGTCTCGCTGAAAAACCCGGATTTCGCCCGGTTTTTCTTCATTCACGAGCATGTCGAGCGCTTCCTGACCACAGAGCATCGCCGCAGCGGCCCGATCTGGTACTTCGTGCCCTTCCTGCTGATCGGTTTCATGCCCTGGGTCACCCTGCTGCCGGCCGTTCTGCGTCAGGGAATGCAGCGGGCGGGCCGCGAGTCACTGCAGCGGGACCGTCTGCTGCTGGTCTGGGCCCTGTTCATTTTCGTGTTTTTCAGCCTGTCCGGTTCCAAGCTGCCCTCGTATATTCTGCCGATGTTCCCGGCGCTGGCGCTGCTGGCGGGACATTATCTGTCGCGTCAGCGGCCGTCCGTGCTGATGAAACACCTGCTGGTTCCCCTGCTGTTCTGGCTGGCCTTGCTGGTCACCAGCTTCTTCAGCCACCGCTGGGTAGAGGCGGATGTGCCGCTGAGCGCCTTGCAGCCGCTGGCACGCCATATTGCGCTCGGCGCCCTGGTGTTCGTGCTGGGCACGGCTTGCGCCTGGCGCTTTCTGGTTCTGGAGCGCAAGACGGCGGCGGTCATCGCCCTGTCGCTGGCCAGCCTGTCGGCGCTGACGCTGGCGATGATCGGCTACAACCCCTATGCGCAGCTGAAGAGCAGCAAGGAAATTGTCCAGCGGCTGCAACCGACGCCCGACACCGAGGTGTTCTCGGTGCGCAGCTATGACCAGACCCTGCCCTTCTACCTGCAGCGCCCGGTCACGCTGGTTGATTATGTCGACGAGTTCGAGCTCGGCGAGAAGATCGAGCCGGCGAAGTGGATTCCCACGCTGGATGGCTTCGTCCTGCGCTGGCACGGCAGTCATCGGGCACTGGCCATGATGTCCGCCGATACCTATCAATTGCTCAAGGCACAAGGTGTGCCGATGCGGGTCGTCTACAGTGACCCGCGCCGCCTGGTGGTGGCCAAGCCATGA
- a CDS encoding SMR family transporter, translated as MKLIEFALILFGVLLNAAAQLCLKAGVRQIGHFDFSPANILPIGWKLATNLPIFGGLSCYVVSVVVWILALSRVEVSMAYPMLSIGYVVNALLAWWLFGEMITAQRMAGIAVIIIGVVLVARS; from the coding sequence ATGAAACTGATCGAGTTTGCCCTGATCCTGTTCGGCGTGCTGCTCAACGCAGCCGCCCAGTTGTGCCTGAAAGCCGGCGTACGCCAGATCGGGCATTTTGATTTCTCCCCCGCCAACATCCTGCCGATCGGCTGGAAGCTGGCCACCAATCTGCCGATTTTCGGCGGGCTGTCCTGCTATGTAGTCAGCGTGGTGGTGTGGATCCTGGCCCTGTCGCGCGTCGAAGTCAGCATGGCCTATCCGATGCTCTCGATCGGCTATGTGGTCAATGCCCTGCTTGCCTGGTGGCTGTTCGGTGAAATGATCACTGCCCAGCGCATGGCCGGTATCGCCGTGATCATCATTGGCGTAGTGCTGGTTGCTCGCAGCTGA
- a CDS encoding DegT/DnrJ/EryC1/StrS aminotransferase family protein, which produces MDFLPFTRPDIDEATIASVAEVLRSGWLATGPRCREFEARLSEWTGGRPVRVVTSATAALQMALQIAGVGPGDEVITTPLSWIATANVILALGATPVFVDVDPRTRNIDLSLIEQAITPRTRALIPVDLGGLAVDRDRLYQLARQHGLRVVEDAAQSMGASWNGRRIGQDGDLVSFSFHPNKNMTSGEGGCLVMNNEEEARLFEKLRLQGVTRLPDGTMDVDVLGGKANLTDIAAAIGLGQLARLDSFNARRAELARRYFDRLDPALGLELPPADFANSNWHMFQPLLPLARMRLSRGEFIDAMKQEGIGIGVHYPAMHLFTLFKSRGFKAGDFPVAEDIGNRTITLPLFPAMQDSDVDRVCDALLRVMQPVLN; this is translated from the coding sequence ATGGATTTTCTGCCTTTTACCCGACCGGATATCGACGAAGCGACCATCGCCTCGGTCGCCGAGGTACTGCGCTCCGGCTGGCTCGCCACCGGGCCGCGCTGCCGCGAGTTCGAGGCACGCCTGTCGGAATGGACTGGCGGACGCCCGGTACGGGTCGTCACCTCGGCCACGGCCGCCCTGCAAATGGCGCTGCAGATTGCGGGCGTCGGCCCCGGCGATGAAGTGATCACCACGCCGCTGTCCTGGATTGCCACGGCCAATGTCATTCTGGCGCTGGGTGCCACGCCGGTGTTTGTCGATGTGGATCCGCGCACGCGCAATATCGACCTGTCCCTGATCGAGCAGGCCATTACCCCGCGTACCCGGGCGCTGATTCCGGTCGATCTGGGTGGTCTGGCCGTGGATCGTGACCGCTTGTACCAGCTTGCCCGTCAGCATGGTCTGCGCGTGGTCGAAGATGCCGCCCAGTCGATGGGAGCCAGCTGGAACGGACGCCGCATCGGCCAGGATGGCGATCTGGTGTCGTTCAGTTTCCACCCGAACAAGAACATGACCAGTGGCGAAGGCGGTTGCCTGGTCATGAATAACGAAGAAGAAGCCCGGCTGTTCGAGAAGCTGCGCCTGCAGGGTGTCACCCGTCTGCCGGATGGCACCATGGACGTCGATGTCCTCGGGGGCAAGGCCAACCTGACCGACATTGCCGCCGCCATCGGCCTGGGCCAGCTGGCACGGCTGGACAGCTTCAATGCCCGTCGCGCCGAACTGGCCCGTCGCTACTTCGATCGCCTGGATCCGGCGCTGGGCCTGGAACTGCCGCCGGCCGACTTTGCCAACAGCAACTGGCACATGTTTCAGCCGCTGCTGCCGCTGGCGCGCATGCGCCTGTCGCGCGGGGAATTCATCGATGCCATGAAACAAGAAGGCATCGGCATCGGCGTGCACTATCCCGCCATGCATCTGTTCACCCTGTTCAAGTCGCGCGGCTTCAAGGCCGGCGATTTCCCGGTGGCAGAGGATATCGGCAATCGTACCATCACCCTGCCGCTGTTCCCTGCCATGCAGGACAGCGATGTTGATCGCGTCTGTGATGCGCTGTTGCGTGTCATGCAACCTGTACTAAATTGA
- a CDS encoding glycosyltransferase: MTDTIHLSVVIPVYNEEAVLEALFARLYPALDALAIRYEIVFINDGSRDRSAAMLADQFNLRPEVTRVVLFNGNFGQHRAILAGFEHCRGERIVTLDADLQNPPEDIGVLLAKMDEGYDYVGSIRRQRNDSMWRHLASRAMNRLRERITRIKMTDQGCMMRAYSRRIIDTINQCNELHTFIPALAYQFAQKPTEVVVGHEERFAGESKYSLYSLIRLNFDLMTGFSLVPLQLFSFLGISVSMLSALLVLYMGARRLIIGPEEGGLFTLFAIAFLLIGIALFGIGLLGEYIGRIYQEVRKRPRYLISAVLEKKE; this comes from the coding sequence ATGACTGACACTATCCATCTGTCCGTGGTCATCCCGGTCTACAACGAAGAAGCCGTGCTGGAGGCCCTGTTCGCCCGGCTCTATCCGGCACTGGACGCCCTGGCCATCCGCTACGAAATCGTTTTCATCAACGATGGCAGCCGTGACCGATCGGCCGCCATGCTGGCCGACCAGTTCAATCTGCGCCCGGAGGTGACCCGTGTCGTGCTGTTCAATGGCAATTTCGGCCAGCACCGCGCGATCCTGGCCGGTTTCGAACACTGCCGTGGCGAACGGATCGTGACGCTGGATGCTGACCTGCAGAACCCGCCTGAAGATATCGGCGTACTGCTGGCCAAGATGGACGAGGGCTACGATTACGTCGGCTCAATCCGCCGCCAGCGCAACGACAGCATGTGGCGTCACCTGGCGTCGCGCGCCATGAACCGCCTGCGCGAACGCATCACCCGCATCAAGATGACCGATCAGGGCTGCATGATGCGAGCCTATAGCCGCCGCATCATCGATACCATCAATCAGTGCAACGAGCTGCATACCTTCATCCCGGCACTGGCCTACCAGTTTGCCCAGAAGCCGACCGAAGTCGTTGTCGGCCATGAGGAGCGCTTCGCCGGCGAGAGCAAATACTCGCTGTACTCGCTGATCCGGCTGAATTTCGACCTGATGACCGGATTCTCGCTGGTGCCGCTGCAACTGTTCTCTTTCCTCGGCATTTCAGTATCCATGCTGTCGGCCCTGCTGGTGCTCTACATGGGCGCCCGGCGCCTGATCATCGGGCCGGAAGAAGGCGGGCTGTTCACCCTGTTCGCGATTGCCTTCCTGCTGATCGGTATTGCCCTGTTCGGCATTGGTTTGCTGGGCGAGTACATCGGCCGCATCTATCAGGAAGTCCGCAAGCGTCCGCGCTATCTGATCAGCGCCGTGCTGGAGAAAAAAGAATGA
- a CDS encoding formyltransferase, giving the protein MTRAVVFAYHDVGVRCLKTLIGAGVEVALVVTHEDNPAENIWFDSVAGVAADFDIPVITPEDPNAETVVAQIRALAPDFLFSFYYRKMLKAPLLACAARGAYNMHGSLLPKYRGRVPINWAVIHGETETGATLHQMNVKPDNGPLVDQFAVPILPDDTAAEVFDKVVVAAEIVLARSLPRLIDGTATLTQQDLSLGAYFGGRGPEDGRLDGRQSAQALHNFVRALSHPYPGAFADTPAGRLVLWKTRRLDVAGRQADRACLSIDGPHLRLDCADGGVLRILDADLDGSPLDTARFAACFGERASLPI; this is encoded by the coding sequence ATGACGCGGGCCGTGGTGTTCGCCTATCACGACGTCGGCGTGCGTTGTCTCAAAACGCTGATCGGCGCCGGCGTCGAGGTGGCGCTGGTGGTGACGCACGAGGACAATCCCGCGGAGAACATCTGGTTTGACAGTGTGGCGGGCGTCGCCGCCGACTTCGACATCCCGGTCATCACGCCGGAAGATCCGAATGCCGAGACTGTCGTGGCCCAGATCCGGGCCCTGGCGCCGGACTTCCTGTTCTCGTTCTATTACCGCAAGATGCTCAAGGCACCGTTGCTGGCCTGCGCGGCACGCGGTGCCTATAACATGCACGGCTCGCTGCTGCCGAAGTATCGCGGTCGTGTGCCGATCAACTGGGCGGTGATCCACGGCGAAACCGAAACCGGTGCCACCCTGCACCAGATGAACGTCAAGCCGGACAATGGTCCGCTGGTGGATCAGTTTGCCGTGCCGATCCTGCCGGACGATACCGCTGCCGAAGTATTCGACAAGGTGGTGGTTGCCGCCGAAATCGTGCTGGCCCGCAGCCTGCCGCGGCTGATTGACGGCACGGCCACACTGACGCAGCAGGATCTGAGCCTGGGTGCCTACTTTGGCGGGCGCGGCCCGGAAGACGGTCGTCTGGATGGTCGACAATCGGCGCAGGCACTGCACAACTTCGTGCGCGCCCTGTCTCATCCCTACCCCGGTGCCTTTGCCGATACGCCGGCCGGCCGGCTGGTACTGTGGAAAACCCGCCGACTGGACGTCGCCGGGCGACAAGCCGATCGGGCCTGCCTGAGTATCGATGGTCCCCACCTGCGACTGGACTGCGCCGATGGCGGTGTTTTACGCATTCTTGACGCAGATCTGGACGGCAGCCCGCTGGATACTGCAAGATTCGCCGCGTGCTTCGGTGAGCGCGCGTCGCTCCCTATTTAA
- a CDS encoding bifunctional UDP-4-keto-pentose/UDP-xylose synthase: MKKVLILGVNGFIGHHLTKRIIETTDWEVYGMDMHADRVLEWKDHPRFHFFEGDITINREWIEYHVKKCDVVLPLVAIATPATYVQAPLRVFELDFEANLPIIKWCAKYKKRVVFPSTSEVYGKSTDAEFDPENSDLVYGPINKPRWIYACSKQLMDRVIAAYGQQEGLDYTLFRPFNWIGAGLDSIHTPKEGSSRVITQFLGHIVRGEPIKLVDGGAQKRAFTYIDDGISALMKIIENKDGKASGQIYNIGNPKNNFSIRELAHMMLTLAAAYPEYREHAAKVQLLETTSGEYYGKGYQDVQNRVPKIANTMADLGWAPTVTMDDALKGIFDFYRDQAASARDLADQ, translated from the coding sequence ATGAAAAAAGTCCTCATCCTCGGTGTCAACGGCTTTATCGGCCATCACCTGACCAAGCGCATCATCGAAACCACCGACTGGGAAGTGTATGGCATGGACATGCATGCCGACCGCGTCCTCGAGTGGAAGGATCATCCGCGCTTCCACTTCTTCGAAGGTGACATCACCATCAACCGCGAGTGGATCGAATACCACGTCAAGAAATGCGACGTGGTGCTGCCGCTGGTGGCCATCGCCACCCCGGCCACCTATGTTCAGGCGCCGCTGCGCGTGTTCGAACTGGACTTCGAGGCCAACCTGCCGATCATCAAGTGGTGCGCCAAGTACAAGAAGCGCGTGGTGTTCCCGTCGACCTCGGAAGTCTACGGCAAGAGCACCGATGCCGAGTTCGATCCGGAAAATTCCGATCTGGTCTACGGCCCGATCAACAAGCCGCGCTGGATCTATGCCTGCTCCAAGCAGCTGATGGACCGTGTCATCGCCGCCTACGGCCAGCAGGAGGGTCTGGATTACACCCTGTTCCGTCCGTTCAACTGGATCGGCGCCGGTCTGGACAGCATCCACACCCCGAAGGAAGGCTCCAGCCGCGTGATCACCCAGTTCCTCGGCCACATCGTGCGCGGCGAACCGATCAAGCTGGTGGACGGCGGGGCGCAGAAGCGTGCCTTCACCTATATCGACGACGGCATCAGCGCGCTGATGAAGATCATCGAGAACAAGGACGGCAAGGCTTCGGGCCAGATCTACAACATCGGCAACCCGAAGAACAACTTCTCGATCCGCGAACTGGCCCACATGATGCTGACGCTGGCCGCCGCCTATCCGGAATACCGCGAGCATGCCGCCAAGGTGCAGCTGCTGGAAACCACTTCCGGCGAGTACTACGGCAAGGGCTATCAGGACGTGCAGAACCGCGTGCCGAAGATCGCCAACACCATGGCCGATCTGGGCTGGGCACCGACGGTTACCATGGATGACGCGCTGAAGGGCATCTTCGACTTCTACCGCGATCAAGCCGCCTCCGCGCGCGACCTGGCCGACCAGTAA
- a CDS encoding polysaccharide deacetylase family protein encodes MTKLALKVDVDTWRGTRDGVPRLVELFARHQAGATFLFSLGPDHTGRAIRRVFRRGFLQKVSRTSVVEHYGIRTLLYGTLLPGPDIGRREAVLMRGVRDAGFEVGIHTWDHIRWQDFVAGKDAAWTEREMNKAAQRFEQIFGQPPRTHGAAGWQMNTAAYAHEATLQLDYASDGRGRCPFQPVDAEGRVLGVPQLPTTLPTLDELIGLDGLTADNVHQVILDQTSTPPQTGHVYTLHAELEGLRLLDTLDRLLSGWKQQGYQLVSCAEMFAGLDVGQLPRCQVEMGEIPGRSGTLALQGPAVVSS; translated from the coding sequence ATGACCAAGCTGGCACTCAAGGTGGATGTCGACACCTGGCGCGGCACCCGTGACGGTGTGCCACGCCTGGTGGAACTCTTTGCCCGCCACCAGGCGGGCGCCACCTTTTTGTTCAGCCTCGGCCCGGACCATACCGGCCGCGCCATCCGGCGAGTCTTCCGCCGCGGCTTCCTGCAGAAGGTGTCGCGCACCTCGGTGGTCGAGCACTATGGTATCCGCACCTTGCTGTATGGCACCCTGCTGCCCGGCCCGGACATCGGCCGCCGCGAAGCGGTGCTGATGCGGGGCGTGCGAGATGCCGGCTTTGAGGTCGGCATCCACACCTGGGACCATATCCGCTGGCAGGACTTTGTGGCCGGCAAGGACGCCGCCTGGACCGAGCGCGAGATGAACAAGGCCGCACAGCGCTTTGAACAGATCTTCGGTCAGCCTCCGCGCACCCATGGCGCGGCGGGCTGGCAAATGAACACGGCCGCCTACGCCCATGAAGCCACGCTGCAGCTCGACTACGCCTCCGACGGTCGCGGACGCTGTCCGTTCCAGCCGGTCGATGCCGAAGGCCGCGTGCTGGGTGTGCCGCAGCTGCCAACGACCCTGCCGACCCTGGATGAACTGATCGGCCTGGATGGCCTGACCGCCGACAACGTGCATCAGGTGATTCTGGACCAGACCAGCACACCTCCGCAGACAGGGCATGTCTACACCCTGCACGCCGAGCTGGAAGGCCTGCGACTGCTCGACACCCTGGACCGGCTGCTGAGTGGCTGGAAACAACAGGGCTATCAGCTGGTTTCCTGCGCCGAAATGTTTGCCGGACTGGATGTCGGCCAACTGCCCCGCTGTCAGGTCGAGATGGGCGAGATTCCCGGACGCAGCGGTACCCTGGCGCTGCAAGGCCCGGCGGTGGTGTCTTCATGA